In Lytechinus variegatus isolate NC3 chromosome 13, Lvar_3.0, whole genome shotgun sequence, the DNA window aaCAGAATAtctgcaattgatcgcaaatgttttcttgcaacacccccttagagtcgcacttaaatgccgacacATACATGCaatgcgcaatcttattgatcaatacgcagtagtgcgcatcctcttggcatgatctaaCCACTGCGGTGATGTCTTTGTAATGCACGTAATTAGGAATTTAAGTACGACTCTTAAgttatacttaaatctttgtgaaacgccCCCCATGAGTGCTGTGTATGTAGGAAAAACCCAGTATGTTTACCAATATCACTTCTTTGTGTatatacagttgtgctcaaaagtgaGTGAACCCCACCACATAATGAATTCCATGATGAGgggttgaatgtagacaacgcTACAATGTTCAacaagcccagagaaacaaactttattgatgtaacattttatcacctgacttcacaatgttcggcgagcccagagaaacaaactttatagaATGTAACATTCTATCATTGACTTCACAATCAAATATCTAAAATATGGCAGAACTTTAACACtttaaatatattcaaaatctggtggggttcactaccttttgagcaccactgtatgCATGTTCAGTTTCCAAGAGATGTTATCATTGTCTCATGCACAAAGAATGAGGTTAATTTTTCCTGTTGCTTAGTGAATAGCGCAGGTTTATCAAGAACGATGACTGTTCAGGAATGTCTATGTACTTGCATTTAACCATGCAAATGAGGACCTCCCTAAAGGTCGGATGCTTCAAAGCATATATGATGGGATTGACACAAACATTGCAGAGGAACAGAATCGTAAACCAAGGAACAGCTGGATCACTGGTAGGTATGAGATATATTACAGCTGGTGGCATTACACAGAGGGTATAAACacaaatgatgatgaatatattGATGGTTAGCTTGCGTTGCTGCTTGAAGCGAACTTTCTGTTGTTCTGTTGTGAGGTTATCACAAGCGTTGTTTTCTGTCCTACCTGATGGGGGTATCTTTCTAAACCTTGAGCTGTCTTGATCTGTAGGTTCACAAGGTATCATTGAATGTTCACCGTTTCCTGGTTGGCTGTTACCATAATGATCAGCATCTGAAGGTTCCTTTAAGACTTCCTGATCTGCAGCAGGTGCAGATTTGAAGCCATCGCTTTCATCAAAACCAGGATTGACGATACCGATTGATGCAGCATCTGATTTTTCCTTTGACGAATCCTCAGTGATCGTTATTCTGACCTCGCTCTTCTCGTTCATGACCGGAGTCATGATAGCGTTCATCTCTCGTTGATGACGTCTTAGCATTTTGAAGATGTTGATATAACAAACAATGATGACGACAAAGGCAGGAAACTGAACAAGGAGACATACTGCAAGGGTCAAGAAGTCT includes these proteins:
- the LOC121426434 gene encoding alpha-2Db adrenergic receptor-like is translated as MPFYDYSSYDEGIEQDTITVCNMTFNIEPGEYILHDYAPRVILALLVLAIFLVGTLGNLFVIAAVIFSKRLQTTTNVFIVNLAVSDFLTALFLPVHASTLLSKSSCYIPDLLCKFVAAATLTTLGCSVVTLAAIAFHRFTVLYGIMKPKPKFNDAFSTRNILIMVLFTWLYPIVLMVIILPLDVGSLGYALQYKVCAQNTENDNSDFLTLAVCLLVQFPAFVVIIVCYINIFKMLRRHQREMNAIMTPVMNEKSEVRITITEDSSKEKSDAASIGIVNPGFDESDGFKSAPAADQEVLKEPSDADHYGNSQPGNGEHSMIPCEPTDQDSSRFRKIPPSGRTENNACDNLTTEQQKVRFKQQRKLTINIFIIICVYTLCVMPPAVIYLIPTSDPAVPWFTILFLCNVCVNPIIYALKHPTFREVLICMVKCKYIDIPEQSSFLINLRYSLSNRKN